Proteins from one Sabethes cyaneus chromosome 2, idSabCyanKW18_F2, whole genome shotgun sequence genomic window:
- the LOC128736741 gene encoding THO complex subunit 4-like, with protein MTDKIEMNLEDITKSQQSQRGGNRGGVSRSGERGGPRPSRTHNRSSGGGQPHSNRGPSAGGGGVLMGRNRGGIQRSKNTRGDVNSALKHDLRDRLLAAAELRNRNLGVGGPVGQGNTKLMVSNLDFSVSESDINELFADCGPLKSATMHYDRSGRSLGTADVVFERRGDAIKAMKQYNGVPLDGRPMSIQLATSDIPSSRVPRLGGGSAPTRSPRRNVSSGPSRGGNRTSHRGGGPRQQQRKKTITAEELDAELDAYFKECV; from the coding sequence ATGACAGACAAAATCGAAATGAATCTGGAAGATATAACCAAATCGCAGCAGTCACAGCGTGGCGGTAATCGTGGAGGAGTCTCTCGTTCTGGCGAAAGAGGCGGACCAAGACCAAGTCGTACTCATAATAGATCATCTGGTGGTGGACAACCACATTCGAATCGTGGTCCCTCAGCTGGTGGCGGCGGTGTCCTAATGGGACGCAACCGAGGCGGAATTCAACGTTCGAAAAACACACGAGGCGATGTGAACAGCGCTCTGAAGCATGACTTGCGAGATCGTCTTTTGGCGGCAGCCGAACTTAGGAATAGGAACTTAGGAGTAGGAGGACCTGTCGGACAGGGCAACACCAAGCTGATGGTATCAAACCTGGACTTCAGCGTATCAGAGTCTGACATAAACGAACTGTTTGCAGATTGTGGACCATTGAAAAGCGCAACAATGCATTATGATCGATCGGGTAGATCACTGGGCACAGCAGACGTTGTGTTCGAACGTCGGGGTGACGCAATAAAAGCAATGAAACAGTACAATGGAGTTCCGTTGGATGGACGGCCAATGAGCATACAACTAGCGACCTCGGATATCCCATCATCTCGTGTGCCTCGGCTGGGTGGCGGAAGTGCTCCTACTCGTTCACCACGCAGAAACGTTAGCAGTGGACCGTCAAGAGGAGGCAATCGAACGAGTCATCGAGGTGGAGGTCCCCGCCAGCAGCAACGGAAAAAAACAATAACAGCGGAGGAGTTAGATGCTGAACTAGATGCGTACTTTAAAGAGTGTGTGTGA